TAGGAATTGAATAAGAATGAAATCACAAAGATATGTAAACTGGCACCAGACAATTTGAGGCTGATTAGTAAGCATGTTGATGGTATTTTTCCAACTTAGGCCATGTTTGGACGGAGGATAGTCCACTCAAATCCATATGTATTGGGATGGATTGACAACaaaattagttcattttccaCTCCAATCCACATGTATTGGGAGGGAATGCCTTCTATGCAAACAAGCCATCAGGTGatttttaaatgaaaatgaGCAATTTGACCAGGAAACATTTAGTTTTGGTCCagtgagaaaaaaaggaaaacttaTACACTCGGTATTATGTATTATCTGCATGATCGAAATCTTAGCAGCAGGCACAAATGAAGAACATGGAAAAGTTTCTATAAACAAGGGTTCCTTTCCTGAGCAAACAGAACAGGTGAAAAATCTGAACACCACGCTCACACGCGATCACAGCAGGCAACAttctaagggtgcgtttggcagagcttctGCTCCTGATTCTCAGGAAGAACAggggagctctaccaaacggtgTCAGACAGGCAAACGGATTCTAGCCTGATTctgagaagtgattctctggaATGAACTAGgagctgggagctgaaaaaagtagcttcttctgattctgagaagtgattctctgtcATGGAAAAAGTAGTTTATCAGAGAATTattagagaatcactttcagccacagaatcacttctcatAGAGAATCACCTCCAGAGAAGCTCCACCAAACAGGCACTAAAATTTCCATTTTCCTCTCATCACCTGgcaaaattttcaaaatttgaatcttcCCTAATGTCGATTCAATTTCTTATCCAATTTTTTGTTAACTGTAACCAACATGTTCATTTGATTACTTATCAAGTCATGCAAAAATTCTACAGCAATGCTGACCAGTAAGAACCAGTTCCCATCGAGTTACAAAACCATGGATTATAGGTGATATCTGTTACCTACGGCAcaagaaacaaaataacaaatTAATTCATGTAAGCCAGCTCGTTTTGGCCTTTTGCTTCATCCTGCTTGAACCTTCCAAGTACTTTCAGTAGTAACAAAATCATGTCAGACATTTTTGCAGATAGACAGGAGTCACAGATTCAACCGAACCTACCCGGAAATTTTTCAAAGTAAGCTTCTCTAGATTAGGAGCTTTTTGCAGAAATCTCATAACAGCCTTGAATTTGTGTAAATCACAGTTGCTGGGGTTGTAAAAACACGAGTCAAGACACAAGGTTCTCATGTTTCCAAATATTGAGACTTTATCAAATTCCTTATCCAGCATTGCCTGAAATAGAGATAATGAAACTAAATCAAAGTCATGATCGACTATACTAGTTAGTTCAGTAACACAAAACCTCCACATGACATGGCACTTAACAAAAATACATAGAGTAAAAACTAGCATGGAAGGCATAAATACCATCGTCTGAAAACCTTTCAACTCTAAGTTGGTCACACCGCATAGGCTGCCAATAAGCCTGGCTTCACTTCTTGGAGGGAATTCACCAGGGCCAATAGAGATAAATGCCCTCTCAAGGGAATTCCGTACATATAACGAAACCCCATTTTCATATCTGTGATAAGGATTGTCCAGGCGCAGGGAAGCAAGACGAGGAGCCCTGATAACAGATACATCTGCAGCTGCAGGTTCATTTGTACAATACTGAACAACCAAATTCTTCAGCTTGTCGGATTCAATGCGAGAAAACCCAATGCTACATTGATCGAGGACCAAATCTTCGAGGTCTGGACACCAAGAACGGAGCCGCTCCGCGAAAGAATCATCCAAAGAGACACTGGTAAGCTCCAACCTTTTAAGGCCACAACCAGCAGGGAAGCTCAGATGGGGTAACTGATACCGAGATGGATCAGGATCCTCAACGTCATACAGAACCTAGATCTCTAGCACCAGAGGGTCGTCCTTGACGGCACGACGGATCCATCTGTCGATCTGCCGAAACGAATCGGGGCCAACAAACAATGCAACCAACCGGAACGCGTCCCGGCACCGCTCGTTGTGCAAGATCAGCAGGTGGTTGGCGAAGTCCTCCATCCTATCCCAGGCCTCCGTCCAGCCCTCGTCCTCCGGAAATCCCGCATGTCGAGGTTGATGCCGGGCGCCGAGCGCCACAGATCCGTCCACCTCCTGGACAGCGCGGTGGTCTGCACGGCCTGCTGCGccgggaggagggagaggacgCAGCGGAGGAGGTCGTTCGGCAGGGCGCTCAGGCGGTCGTGGATcgagccgccggccgcgcgggcccgattggcggcggcggccatcgcggCAGCCTTGTTCAGAGCGGCGAAGCGAagggggcgcggcgcgggcgggatcGAGCTTCACAGCACAGGCCTTCCGTCCCGTGCCGGATCAACCCTGCCGTTCGCCGATCGCCCCGGAGCAGAAGCCAGAAAGGGAAGAAGCAGAACCGGCGGCCCGGGCGTGATTCCCCTCGAAGCTTCTTTGGGGGGCTGACGGTTTGATTAGGCCCAATGTTTTATTCGGCCTGCTGGGGCCTGGGCTGGCGTAGTTTGAAATAGCCTGGCGGGCCGGAGGTCATTTGCTGATTCTTGGGTTTGGTCGGCTGACATTTGACTGGTGGGCTAGTGCCATTAAAATATCATTCAGGCCTCTTTGtaatggagttttttttttctatttccagtCAAATTCCCGTGAAATCCCTGCGTTCAAAGGAGCCCTCGGTTGAAAATGTGTTGGCCGAACATAAATATTGTTCGTCCGGGATGACTAGTTAGGCATTTCCAGCAACCAAAAATATTATTAATCAATTATACAAAAAATATGAATTTTATATAGGAACAATTCAAAGTACTATACAACAAGGAATATTTGGAAATAACATGAAAAGGTTGTAAAGATATTGCACGGACATACTAGAGAGAGCAGTATTGTGATAGTGCGGGAACAATTCAAAACGCATTATGGGATATCTAAAAATTGAGAAACAATAGAATCCGACTATTAGAACAATGCAATTGTACCATAGAAACAATTCGTAACATATCATGGAACATCTGAATAATATAAAAAGAAACATACAATGCACTATAAAAACATAAAATATAATGTGAAAGAGAATCAAGGTATAAAGGACAATGGGTGTTAATTACCAGAAAAATAAAAGCATTCCAAGGAATAATGGATTTCACCGTACAAACAATCCAAAAATATAGCATGAAACATTTCAAAATATAATATGGAACCTTTTAGATATTGTACAAGAAAATGTACTAGTAGCACTTCGAACATATTATTTCTTGAAATTAAATTCTTTTAATATTAAATCAATGTACAAAATGAGTCGGCCACAAGGGACTTCAAAACTGAAAAATACTAGCTGGAACGGAAAGGAACAATAAAAAACAACTTGGGTTAACGTTATGTCATAATGGGCTGACACTTCTAGCTAGGCCAACTACAACGCTGGTACGCACTAAACCATGTAATTAGCAGATGTGATCATGTATTAGCAATAATTGATCATTAGATCAGATCTAACATTTCTTGCCAACCATATAAAGTAATAATACCAAATCTTCTTATATGAAAACGGGGATCCTTCCAAATATTAGGCAGAATGGTTCTCTACGTTCGTGTTCCGTTAGTGCTCATCCGACAGTATAAACAAACATGTTAAAAAATGGACCATTTTCACCCCATACATATGCTATGCTAGTGGCAGCCACCGCAACTGTTGTCCAGCATACGCGCAGGTTTCCCACAAGCACCggtagagaaacgactttcgATCCTTAGATAAAAATCTCGAAACGAATTGGATCCGAGACTAAAGAGGCATTAGTCCTATGTCTAAATTTCATAGTCCCTCATAGCCCtgttagtcctggttggtggttccaaccgagataaaattggagcttttagtcctggttggatccACCAGCCGGGATAAAtggatttagtcccggttggtggcttcagccgggataaaaggaccgatttagtcccggttgtagcCACCAACTGGGATATCCATAATGCCAGCCTTTATCTCTccgactcctctctctctctctcccccttatCTGCTCCTCTCCCTCAGCACAGATGGCCGGCGCTCCTCCCTCTGCTCCACTCCCTTCCTCcccgcctccctcctctccctctgctccctccctccccgcctccttgacctcctcctccaagcTCCCTCCCCGCGAGATGGCCAACGTGGGTGGGCGTGGGCCGAGCTGCccggcgcggcgcaggcggcctGGTGCGGCGCGAGCTGCTAGGCGAGCTACTAGATTTGATTTACCTTTGTAATGGCTTTGTTACCTGAGTAATGGCTTTATTATGCATAAGTCTAGATCAGAACTGAGAATCTCCGGGTTGTCTAGTTACCTGAGTAATGGCCTGCCATACACCATCCTCACTTAGGAGTTTAAAAAGCCACTTGCTCAAAAGGCACTTATTTTGAATTTCCGAATTCAAAATTCCTAAACCTCCTAACTCCTTTGGAGTGCACAGAATACTCCATTTGGCTAATTTATATTTTCTCTTATGTTCATCCGACTGCCAGAAGAACCTAGACCTATAGTAGTCCAACTTCTTGAGAACAACTTTAGGAGCTTCAAAGAAAGAGAACATGAACATAGGTAAATTTGAAAGGACAGAGTTAATCAGAACCAGTTTGCCTCCTACTGAGAGGAGCTTCCCTTTCCAACTGGCACTTCTGAAATCTTTCCTCTACCATTAACCAATCCGTTCTGGTTAACCTACGATGATGCATAGGAATTCCTAAGTGTAGAAAAGGGAAGGATCCCATTTTACACCCAAACAACTCTGCATACTCTCTTGCATGAGCTTGTGCCTCACCGTATAGAAATACTTCACTTTTATGGAAATTGATTTTAAGGCATGATAACTGCTCAAAAGCACATAGTACTAATTTTAAGTTTTTTGCATCCTCTAGATTATGTTCCATAAAAAGGATAGTATCATCGGCGTATTGTAAAATTGAGAACCCCCATCAACCAGATGTGGGACAACTCCTCGAAATTGCCCATGCTCTTTGGCTCTAGTAATAAGAATTGCAAGCATATCCGCAACTAGATTAAAAAGAAGAAGTGAGAGAGGATCCCCTTGCCGTAATCCTTTCCTAGTTTGGAAGTAATGCCCAACATCATCATTTACTTCAATACCCACACTTCCTTTACTAACAATATTCTCTATCCATTGACACCATATTGGAGTGAAACCTTTCATTCTAAGTGTTTGTTGTAGGAAAGACCAGCTAACCTTGTCATATGCTTTTTCAAAGTCTAATTTCAGCACCACCCTATCAAGCTTTTTCCAATGTAATTCATGTATACTCTCATGCAAAATTACTGCTCCTTCTAAAATGTTCCTTCCTATCATGAACGTTGTCCGGGACCGTCTCACAATTTTCTGAGCAATTGTAGCTGCCCTATTTGCAACTACTTTCGTGAAAATTTTAAAACTCACATTTAGGAGACAAATCGGCCTGTATTGCTGAATTTGTTTTACCTCCTTTTGTTTTGGCAGCAGTGTTATAATTCCAAAATTAATACTATAGAGGGGTAGATTGCCATCCCGGAAGTCATTAAACATCGCCATTAAGTCATTTTTAATGACTTCCCAAAACTTTTCATAAAACTCAGTGGGAAAATCATCCGGCCCTAGAGCTTTAttatgtttcatttaaaaaATAGTTTCTCTAACCTCCTCTTCAGTAAACCTGGATGTAAGGAATTGATTCTCAGCTTCTGAAACTTGAGGAATATCGGTCTTTTGAGACTCATCCATAGAGAAGTTATTTATCTATGATGGCCCACAAGACCTTTATAATAGTTTGTAATATCCCTTTAAGGTTATCATCACCTTTTATTATTCCTTCCTCTTGGTCAATCTGAAAAATCCTTGTCTTTCTATGTTTCCCGTTTGCTACCAATTGGAAATATTTTGTGTTTATGTCCCCTTTGAGTAATTTAGTGGTCTTTGACCTTTGGTACCATTTAATCTCCTACTCTCTAAGTAGGAAGGCTAGTCTTTATTTGAGTTCATGCTTTAAAGCAATTTCTTCCTGTTTCAAAGGTTCTGATTCAACTTTTTTATCTAACTCATCTACCTTCTTAATgagctctttcttttctttttttgtgtgcTCCGCTTACATTTTTGGCCCACCCTTTTAGAAACTGTCTACgtcatctatttttattttgccAAACCTGCATAGGAGTTGAGCCTTTACTCTCCTTATACCACACACCTCCAGAACCATCTCGTAAAAGCCATCACGTAGCAGCCATCCTAGCTCGAAACGAAACAAAGGCGGGCTACTACTATGTGTCCCGGTTCCATTATTGAGAAGTAATTGTGTGTGGGTAGAGATTTCTCTACTCATTGCCACAACAGTTGACAAGGGAAACTTTTGTTCCCACTCTGTGCTTACCAAAATTCTGTCAAGTTTTTCATATGTAGGAGTGCTCAATGAATTGGCCCAAGTAAATTTTTGTCTAGACAACTCTAGCTCCCTTAAATTGAGGCTGTCTATGATAGCATTAAACAAAAAGGGCCATCGGTCATCATATCTATCATTATTTTTCTCACTAGGATTACTAGTAATGTTGAAAACCCCACCAATCAAGAGAGGTAATGATTCCTTGCTGCAAGTATGAACTAGCTTGGCTAGGAAAGCCTCTTTGTATTCAGGCTGAGCAGCTCCATAAACTGCTGCTAGAATCCATTTGAAACCATCCTCTTTATTTCTAAGGTGAAATTTAATATAAAAGTCACATTCACCAATGCTACCGATATCAAAGACATCTAAGTTTACTCCCAATAAATTGCCTCCCGATCTGCCATGAGGTTCAGTCCAATGCTACAAAAAATTCCTCCCACCACAAAAATTACTAAGGGCCCGTTTGTTTCGCAGGAATTGAAACCCATTCTAAGAAATACATTCTAGACATTGGATTCCACCAGAAATGAATTACTCAGAATTTGATtcaattcattttttttgtttgggtgtTGATGGAATTCTTCTCCATGAATCAAATTCCATATTCTGTTTGGATAACTAAGTATGGAAGCCacaacctgggcctgggccgccaAAGTGCCATCCCGCCTGGGCCTAATCTGGCCCGGCTGATCTGCGCCATTCATCACAATGGATGGTTCTCCATTCGTTTCGCACGAGCAAAAACGCCCACACGTGCTAGTTCTGGAACCCTAGCgcattctcctcctcctttctttcttcaacGCCGCCGGTGGAGTGAGCCAAGCCGAGCGAGTGAGGAGTGGTGGCCACCGGTGCTTGCCTGCGGTGGAGGGATGGCGGCACCGTCGCTGGCCcactcgccggcgcccgcgctccCTTGTGGGTGAGCGCGCCGCCATCAAGCGGCCTAGCGGTGGCGCCATGGCATCAGCCCACGAGGAGCCCTTCCCGGAGTTCTCCGACGAGTGGAGGACGGCGAGTCAAGCCGCCTCCCTAGCCTTCCCCTTGGTCTACCGGCGGCCGTCGGTCAAATCCGGCAGTCGCCGTCTCTTCGcggaggagggggtggcggcggagggggcgacggaggaggaagagggggtggcggaggaggggctGGCGGATGGGGCATtggagaaggaggcggcggaggagggggtcGTGGTGCGGGAGGAGGCGAGTCAGAGTCGGGGGCGGCAGCATAGGGGCGAGAAGGAGTCGGGCAGGCGTTGGGGGGAGGAGAGTCGGGGGCAGGAATTTGTTTCCTGATTTTTTGTTGGGAATCTGGGGAAGGCAAGGTGGAATCACGAGGAATCATCGTTTCCAATTCCGGGGGGAGACAAACATGGTGACCTTGGAGACTAATTCCAATTCCATCTGATTCCaacaaacaaacaggccctaagtgtAATGTGAGAGAAGTTCTTTCCATCTGATTCCAAcaaaacaaacaggccctaagtgtAATGTGAAAGAAGTTCTTTTTACTGGTTTCCAAAAGAGCAATGAAATCTAATTGTTGCTCCTTAGAAGTATCAGAAAGAAATCTAGATTTAGCCAAGTCACTAAGACCTCCGCTATTCCAAAAAATTCCTTTCATTTTGAATCCTTCTTAAATTTCTTAACACATTTCACTTTGCACTTGTTCTTCTTAGAAGATAGTGCACtagctttttttcttcttaaaaACAGCCTTGAAATCACAACTTACGTGATAGCTGTCATCATCAAAGATCTCTTCCACTAGATCACCACATAAGTGATTGAGAGAAGTACTGTTAATTaattcctcatcctcctcctcactcTCACTGTTACGTACATACTCTTCCTCTAGATCATTGCAGAGAAAAGCATACTCTTCTTCTAGATCATTAGAGAgttgctatatatatatatatatatatatatatatatatatatatatatatatatatatatatatatatatatatatatatatatagatgggCAAACCAAGCTTACATCACAAGATGACAGCAAAGAACATTGCAGAGAAAAGCATCACTACTAGTCCAATATAGCACACAATACAGCAGCGAGCCCCTTAAATAATCATCTTGAGAAAAGTTGAGAAGTAGATTCATTTCCCTTACATTTACAGCAGGCGGTATCAATCAAGCTCGTAGACTTATTAGGTTCTTCACTTGCTCATACTTTGGTAAGTGCTAGAATATTCTTCGGTGCACGGTCTGAGATGCCGAGCAGAAAATGGACTAGCTCCTGAATATCGTCACCATTATTATATACGAGTTCAGCAAACTTTGGCCTCTTGAAGATAGCACTTCCTCGGAGCTGTTTCCATCGCGAGGGATTCATGTAAGTTACCAGCTGTGAGCTACTTCATGCAAGAGGAACAAAGGACTTTAAGAAAAGTGAAATAAGTACCTTATGAGACCGCATGGTGACTTTCTCCAAATTAGGAGAGTTCTGCAGCAAGGGGCCCAGTAACTGGAAATTGTCACTAAAACCAAAATAGTTCATTTCTTGAAAAAAACTGCAGTCAAACAGCAGCAAGGTTCTAAGGTTGATAAATGTAGGGAATTCAACTGGCTTTACATCTGGCAGAATCTGAAATCAAGAGAGATACAACTAGTTAAGTCGTTCACGCATTACATGTGTGCAAGCAGATAAACGAATATCATGTTTTGTTTAGCGTTTGGTTCAGTACTCCCAAGAGAATGTTGCATGAATGTTAGAGGTTGTCGATAAATAAGAGCAAATATGCAGTAATGAGTTTAACTAGATTGATTTTAGAAGCCTATCTGAAACATATCAGTTAAGACTGATCAGATGTATGTAATGGCTGATTATTCTGTTTCTGTTCCTATGTATTTAGGTAGTGAAGTCGTTCACACATTACATGCGTAAATAGATAAACGAATATGTTTTGTCAGTACTCTTAAGAGAAAGTTGCGTGAATGTTAGAGTCGATAACTAAGGGCAAATCTGCAGAGATGACTTCTACTAGATTGATTTTAGAAGCTTATATGAAATATGACAGTTAAGACCCAATCAGATGTAATGGCTGATTTCTTCTATTTCAGTTCCTATATATTCAGGTAGCGAAGCCCAAATTAATCAAGTGTCCATGGAAAATTCTGTGTTTCTTTGTTTTACCAAATAGAAATGGGTGATTCTTTTTACACCGCCATTTTAAGTGCATCTTAGATCCAGACTAAAATTGTATTTGAGTGACACTACCTGTCATGTCATTGGCACAGACTGGTGGTGTAGATAAAAATTACAACTAAAATGATGGTATATATGAATGAAATTATTCCAAACTGGGAAGCAAGATCATCCTCTAATAAGGCGACTACATCGTCTCTATGGCAATACGCAACAACTTAAATAGTAAGCTAAAATAAGGGCTGAGTAAATAGTAAATTAGTAATATCATTTAAGTAAAATAAGTTTTATGTAGATGTGCAAGAAAACGACATTCCAAGATATGCTGAGAAGACCCTCAGGCTACGTTGCTATAAATTGGTGATACTATATACGCGAGAACGATCTTTTTCAATAAAATCATCGCGCAATAAATCAACAAAACCTAAAGTTATTTCGCGTTCCCCTTCTAACTTACAGAGGGTGTCGGAATCATTCGAGGCTCCTGGAAGTTACCAGCGAGTGCCGGTGATGACATTTTCCACCTCACCTTGTTATTCTGATggtaggaaaaaaaaaccatgttcggtgaaaaaaaaaaagaaaacttgtaTGTACAACTGACAATAGATGGATAGCCTAATTCTAAGAGTTTGGCATGGGGAATAACTAATGAGTGTAGAATAGTCTACAATTAAGGTTGCTCATTTTCGAGCTAGGAAGGAAAACCTCCTTGCCCGCAGAACAGGTAAAAAATAAAAGTGAACATCATCACTCGCACCCTGAAATGTTTGCTGCAGGTAAACTTTCTACTACGTTTCTTTTTGTCCTTAGATTCCCACAGGAAACCAGTAACGCCAAAAATGTCTCAAAATCTGAGCATACCCTATTTTGTGATGTaaattttctatttcttttttccatGATTCCAGGCGATAGATTCATTAGGGTGCTTCTCCCAAGAGGTGCTAATAACAGAAATTTAACAGTGGCTTTCAACACACAAATATCTTTCtatcaaagaaagaaaggcgTACCTTTTGAAGAAAGCCCGACAGCTCCAGACTTGTCACATTGTATAGAGTGCTAA
The genomic region above belongs to Setaria italica strain Yugu1 chromosome VI, Setaria_italica_v2.0, whole genome shotgun sequence and contains:
- the LOC101762365 gene encoding uncharacterized protein LOC101762365, encoding MAAAANRARAAGGSIHDRLSALPNDLLRCVLSLLPAQQAVQTTALSRRWTDLWRSAPGINLDMRDFRRTRVLYDVEDPDPSRYQLPHLSFPAGCGLKRLELTSVSLDDSFAERLRSWCPDLEDLVLDQCSIGFSRIESDKLKNLVVQYCTNEPAAADVSVIRAPRLASLRLDNPYHRYENGVSLYVRNSLERAFISIGPGEFPPRSEARLIGSLCGVTNLELKGFQTMAMLDKEFDKVSIFGNMRTLCLDSCFYNPSNCDLHKFKAVMRFLQKAPNLEKLTLKNFRVSQVVEPVEYPKLENLRTLFLNKCDLHDNFGILQYCLRNSPNLEPLQALGWFHARGRKGQVKEDIFSS